The proteins below are encoded in one region of Toxoplasma gondii ME49 chromosome IV, whole genome shotgun sequence:
- a CDS encoding hypothetical protein (encoded by transcript TGME49_237835), with protein MVYLLRFHFLPISNSSPDWFLPAVNLPRPNTGCGRFVVAKQREATMENVFWTDLREDSRSSAGSCNSYQGVSRGVRYLGETDRDKPDSIADRRQERERHCL; from the exons ATGGTTtatctccttcgcttccatTTCCTGCCTATTTCAAATTCTTCTCCGGACTGGTTCCTCCCAGCAGTCAACCTGCCGAGGCCGAACACGGGCTGTGGCCGATTTGTCGTCgcgaaacagcgagaagcaaCGATGGAAAACGTTTTCTGGACGGACTTGCGGGAGGATTCGCGATCTTCGG CGGGCAGTTGTAACAGCTATCAAGGAGTTTCACGTG GTGTACGCTACCTAGGTGAAACTGACAGAGACAAGCCAGACAGCATCGCAGATCGACgccaagaaagagaaaggcattGCCTGTAG